The following nucleotide sequence is from Camelus bactrianus isolate YW-2024 breed Bactrian camel chromosome 34, ASM4877302v1, whole genome shotgun sequence.
gaggaagCCCCAAAATTACAAATGGTGGGACCCTCAGCCAAAATGAACATTGATTCTTTCGCTTCTGTCCTCTTCACTTAATGAAACTGAACCCCAGCTTTTTCTAATCTCATTTCATCACCCTGAATAAACCCTATGGGATCCTCCAGCCTCCAGGGTTGTGCATCAGGGTGCTGTGACTTTTCTTCTTGGTCTATTTTTGTGATCTCTGGAAACTTTCACGGCCCACAGCTGCAGATAGGTTCCCCATCTTCTTGTTTTGAGGGGTGGgcggggagggtaattaggttaaaaatttttattactttttttagtggaggtgctggggactgaacccaggacctcgtgcatgcgaggcatgtgctctaccctccCCGCCATCTTCTCATCATGGAATCACCACAACAGTCTCCGTAAATGTGGTGGTGCATGTCCTCTTATCCCAGGATCTTCGGGTTTATATTCTGAAGGACTTTGGAACTCTAAACGTAGGATTCCAGCAGCAGTGAACACCATCAATCGTATCTAGAAGACTGTGGGAATCCTGGAAATAATTATACTTAGGGTTTGTCTCAGCTGTTTAAGTCAAagatctttatttttagtttctttttaaagaaatcttttacAAGAATCACAGATGAGAGATCACACATAAATCACATTTCCCCCTTGATAACAAAATGGTAGTTTCAGTGATTCATAAAAATCAGTTTTTAGTGATCCAGAGAGCTAAGGAAATGCTGCTGGGGTTTTCTGGTCTACCACAGAATTTTCTGTCATTTAGAAGGACGCATGTCTATTTTGGGTGTATTATTTCCCACCATGAGAAAAAGAGCCTCAGTATCTGGAATATATTGATTTTGGAAAATTGGCAGTGATCAGTTGGCTCTGAAGGAAAGTCGGTTACAACGGAGCTGCATGGGAAGGTCTGCTCCCTCCTGGAATACGTGGTCACAGAAGTAGGCATCCAGGAAGCTCCGGCTCAGTGAATTCCTCATGTCTTCACCAGCCAGATCTCGTTGCGACGACCGTAGGGCTTCATGGGAGGGTCATACCCGGTGCAGAAGTAGATGTCACTCTTGTAGCTGGCTGTGCCCTCCAGGGCCGTGCGCAGCTGGGCGGCGCGCGCTACGTAGTCCGCTTCCTTGGCATAACCACCGAACTGCCTGCGGGCACAGAGCAAGGGGAAGAAAGGATGCGGTCTCTGAGAGAAGGGGCAGCTTTCAAAAAAGAAGCCACTCCCCACTCTTGTTATGACGAGCATGCTACAGTGGGACGATTCCCTTCCTACAGGGTGGACTGAACCTCACTGAGTTTCAGAGACTCGTTGGTAATACTGGGAtacactttctttttcctttaaggtGGCTGGGGGCATTAAAGACAATCATGGATGTAAAAAGCTCTAACGCAGAGCCTGAAACGCCGTACAGTTCTATCTGTGGGCTCTGCACCCGCACAGtcaaccaactgcagatggaaaatatctgggaaaaaaaaattcgagaaagttccaaaaagcaaaacttaaatttgccATGCACCATCAACTATTTGCAGGGTGTTTATAGTGATAGggattataagtaatctagagatgatctGAAGTTCGCAGgaggtatgtaaattatatgcaaatatcatgccattttatataagcgACTTgcgcatccttggattttggtttctgcgggggggggggggggggtcctggaaccagtctgGAACCAGGTGagcttcccttccttttctgaaatttcCCAAAGAGACAATAGGCTGACTTTTCCCAGGGCCATGCCTTCACCCTTTTCTCTAgctccctctgctgccctggctgcttgtcttccctgcctccagctggggaaggaggaggatctGGGGAGTTAGGGCAGAGCTGTATTAACGTTTCTCCCACAGCAGAGCAGTTCTAAGGCGTGAGCCAGTCCCAGCAGTGACAAGCAGAAGCTTTGTTAAAAAACAGAGCTACCAAAGGCAGCGACCCAAGGAAGTCTTGGGAGGGCCCCTGGGCAAACTTTAATCACGCCCCGAATAAAGACATCACTTCTAATAAATCCCTTCTCCTGCTCAAGTTGCGAAAGACTTCTTTTTCTAGTAAGTAAAGAGATTTTTCCTAAATCAACCTTTTCTCTTGATGACAGAAGGTGGGGGACTGAGATGCAATAAAGCTTGTCTTTTCAAGATTATTCTCTCCTTCCATCATCTGCCTAGGCTCCAAAATTCATCCTGTGACCTACCCTAAATGCATCACTCTAAATCTGGGTTGCACTAAAATCTTTATTAGAGTCAAATACAGCCCCATTTCTAATGAGCTTTATGACTCAAAGGTCTGAATCTGCACCAAGCGAAGATCAGGCCAGATGCATTATTTTTGGTGGGGTTCTCTGACTCATGCTTAGCTCTTTCATAAGTGATTAGTCATGCTCGTTAAGCATTCAGCGTGTTGATTACAGGGCTATTGACTCAAAAATCCCCAGGATTTCATCTTGAAGGGATTGGTAATTCTAATGTCTAGACAAAAGCTACAGAACGTGGACAGAGCTGAGACCAATCTGGGATGCAGGAGGCTTGGTTCTTCAAGTCTATCAAAGAAAGATTCTAAGGCAGGTGGAGAAAGTTGAGTTCTAGCTTCATTAATGGCTCCATAATCACTCACTCATATGATAAAATCTGAAGCACCTATTAAGGGCACAGTGGTGGAAATTCAAACGGGAAAAGTGGACTGACTGGGGCCACATTGGGAAGGGCCTTGAAGGCCATGCCAAGTAAGGACTCTGAGTCTGACCCTAGAAAGGTGGACTGACATGATCAGACTGGTTTTTGGAGATATTCCTCTGGTGGCAGTGGAGGGATGGGGGAAATGGAGTCACGGGAGGCCAGGAAATGCTGAGTATGAGACAATGAAGGCCTAGACAGAGGTAAGTTTGAGAGGTGGGTGGGTGTGGACGGGAAGCCGCGGAGGGGGAGTAGGTGATAGACGGGGAGTCGAGGGTTCTCCAGGGCTTCCAGTTAAGTCTCTGAATGGAAACTGACGCCGCCAGTCAGAACGGGGACTCTAGGCTGAAGAGTCACtttggagaggaggggtggggtgagTCCATCGTCTGGTTTGGGGGCACGTTGGCATGAAGGTGCTTCTGTGAAGTACACTCACGCATCATTTACTGTGCCCCTaagtgtgtgccaggcactgtgaaaTCTCCTTAGACTTGGGAGGGAACTGGACTCAGAAATATGACTGAGGAAGGAGATGGGCCCAGCAACAGAGACTTGGGAGTCACCCGTGGGTAGGTGCTGGCTCTGGTCACGGCCAGGAGGGAGATGCGGCTGGGGCAGTGAGCACACAGGGGTCAGCAGGCTGTGCTCGGGGATCCGAGTCCCCAGGCTGTGGGTGGAGGAAGAGGATTCAGCAAAGAAGGAGTTGTCTGAGGACAAGGAGACCTGGCAGAGAGTGAGACGGAGAACATCACCATTCAGGGATTCTTAAATTTATCAtcatcaagaggaaaaaaaattccttgactttttatatttattcccAGGCTGACTGAGATGCTCgaaatgaggataaaaatgtCCCTATTGCTTCATCAAGGAAGCCTTCTACCGGAAAACAAGCAAAGCTTGGTGAGCTAGGGGACAGATAGATGTGTTCCCCGGCTGCCAGTCGAACCAGCTCACCCTAACTTCCATCACAGAACAGCATGAACAAGCCAGAAACCCAGACCCTTCCAGGCCCAGAGCCCCAAGATGTGAAGGAGGCTCAGCTCTGGCTGCCCCCCTGGCTGGTGCTCATGGACAAGCTGTCTCGTCTCCCCAGCCTCAGGCTCCTCCCTGTACACGGAGGATACCAACGCGGTGCCCACAGATCTCAGAACCCGTGAGCACGTCTGAGTGTGAGTTAAGGATTGCTCATAAAGCGCTCTGAGCTCCTCAGAGGAAAAAGAGACGTCTATACATTATTTTCGTAAGTGTGTTAACAAGTCTCTaatctccatcttcaaagcagctctgggggggggcggggggcatcGCATTGTCTCTCACCCAACGTCAGAGCCAGAGCGCAGTATTCCCAGCCAAGAATTTGGTTACCATGGGAACCGAGGAAGGACTCACATGCCCCGGATTCCAGAAATAAGAAAGGAACTGACTAAATGCGTCTGGAAGAGTTGGGTTGGGGGGAGTGGGATGAGGCAGGCTAACAGATGGAGACTTTGGTCCAAGGTCCAAAAAAATCGTAACATGTTATCTTTCAGGGAGTGTCTGGAACAGGCACGTggtaaggaagaaaagaaacggGCTGACTGTGAGCCGGACCATCCAACTTGGCCTAAAACTTTAACACAGATTTGTGGCAAGTCTGCTATGCATGCAGCTCTGCTCTTGGCAAGAGGAGCAGAAGAAGAGCTGATAATTCCATGTCAATAGGAAAGAAGCTTAACGCCATATGTCATTTCATTCAATCAGACTGAACCAGGCTTACTGAGTTGAGCATCACTGCGCAGGAAACACACGCTGGGCAGCACTGAGCCGTGAAGGTGACAGGGAAACCCTTCTACCCCGGCGATGGCTAACTGCAGTTGTCGGGACGGAACACCCATGAGGACTATCAGGGCAGAAGAAAACACTAGAATGGAGGCATAGATGGAATGCTCTGGGGGCGGGGAATCGGGAGTGATTGCTTCTGACTTAGAACGTGAAGGGAAGGATGTTATGGAGGATGCGGTATCAAGCAGTTACCTACTGAGCATCTCTTCTTGATGCTGGTGATGATCACCATGACGAAAATGCCTGCCCGCACGGAGCTTCCAAGGAGCAGAGACTGGGGAGGGGTTGAGAGGAGCCAGGTGAGTGTGAGTGAAGGTCTGGGAGTGGATActgtacatgtgtgtgtttgagaggggctttgggaggtggaggtgggctgCTCTGAGTCCAGGCGGACCCCCTGGAGCGGGGCTATGTTGCGGAGGGCAGTAAATGTTATAAGGCACTTTAGTAGGCTCCACTGCCTGGTCAAATATTTGGGGACCCAAACTAAAGTCTACCCATTTTAATACTCGATCGGGCTTGGTCCCAAGCTCCACATGTGCCCAGGGCAGACGCAGGCCGAGGCCCACAACCAGAGCAGAACAGCAGGGGTAAGTGGTGGGATCGGTCCTGTGCTTTAGGGCTGGTGGTGACGAAAGGACGACTGAGAAGGGGCAGAGGTGGAAGAATTAGAAACACTCAGGAGGAGGCCATGGCAACGGTTCAGGTAAGAGGTGATGAAGACCGCAGCTGTGCGGATGGAGAGGAAGGCACAGACAGGAGGGGACGAGGACTCGGGCCACACGGATGTGGAAGATGAAGTCAGGATGGCATCTGAACGGGACGGGTAGGAAGGCGGGGACCTTTAGGAAGACGGAACACTGGGGACCAGATGTGGGAGGGAATCTGAGTTCCATTCAGACACAATGATCTGGGAGACACCCCGAGGAGGTTTACGAGCAATGCCTCCTGGGGAGCTTGGGGGAAAAGGCAGCAGCACTAGCTGTGTTGACTTGGGTTCATCCACCCAAAAGTGATGACGGAAGCCCCTTCCAAGTATCAGTCTATAAAAGACCGGAGGGATAACCGAGCAGTTGGTTGGTAGGGGGATGAATGGTAATGAATCAGGTTTTGTTAAAACCATCCAACCTCTCCTGCTGTTGGTCTCTGGTGAATGGGACAGAGGAGTCCAAGCTGTAACCTAAGTGGCCTTTGGAGAACACAGAGGGAGGCTGGTGGACCGGAATGGAGCCACTCCTTGAAGGGTGAAGATAATTCTAACACCTCTTGTGAATACTGACAGAATTCTGGTCATGTCGGCCttctattcatttaaaaagtactACATACTGCTAATCAGTGTGTAAACCCTTCGTGGACATCCCTTCACGAGGTCGTAAAAAAGGAAGACTGAATgaaggatgccaggcttccattttacagtgaattctgttATCGACTGCACTTACTGCGTCCTGAAACAGTACTTCTGCCTTCTGCCTCCTCATTGACTCTGCCTTCCACAGAAAGGTACTTTTAAATACACACTTGACTGCGCAGTGACACCAAGTGGCTAGTTGAGGAATGATCGGATGTTAACAGGTTAAAAGAGAACAACTCACTGAGCCAGGCTAGATGGCATATTTATCACTTTCCTCTGCTTAGGCTGCAGCAAAGAAAACTTCTGCAGACCTGGCTGGAATAGTACCTTTTAAAGAGATCCCCTTTCCCACCATAAGGAGGTTACTGGAGGTCATGTCAAAAGGACCAAGAAACCAACTTGAAGAGGTTCCCACAGGCCAAagatgggacaatttgagcatcaataAGAATAATAACTGGAAAGAACTGAGACACATCAATTATGTCTGAATTCATACGTTTATACTGATACTCAAAAAGACAGAGATCAACGCTTCTTCCCCCTGGAGGATGTTAAGCAATGGAGTCATTATTCTGAAAATGGATAAAGAGAAGGTTTCCAGCTAAAGAGAAGGTATCCAGCTTTTCCTCTACGACTCTCTCTCAGGGAAACCAAATAGTAGACAAGGGAACTTTACCAAAGGATTTGCAGCTaattaatgaaaaaggaaaaatagagaatATTATCATTTGACAACCGCTAAGGAAACAAGGCATCTGGGTAATCGTACTCTGCGGCCACCAACATCACAGAAACGGGCAGGCAGATGTTATGAGCCCCTGATGGGCAAAACTGTCTGTGAAATATCTTTGCCCCAAACTCAAACTTGAATCTGATCACGCCTCTAGTTCCAACTACTAATTTCAGGCAGTACggggggtgaggggggtggggggggcagagAAACATGTTAAAATGCCACAGAAAGATAATCAGCAAAATTCAGACTGTGGGGAACACCAAGACAAATGATCCACAAACTgcaaggaaaaagggaaaaagcatggtggtgaggaaatCTACCGATTAATAAAAGCTTAGGAGATGTACCAACCAATTGCAATGGATGGATCTTATTTGGGTCCAGATTCAAACAAACTGTAAGAACAAATTATTGGAGAATCAGAGAACACTGAACActggatattttaaattattatgacATTAATGAATTGCTGTTAAAAGTTTAGGAATAATAAAGtattatgattatatttttaaaaagtctttggtAGTCACattgaaatatttaggaatgaaataatacaatgtCTGGAATTCACCTAAAAATAATTTAGGGTAGGGACTGGGTGGAAGTCGTGAGGGTACACATGACACAAAATTCACCTGGAGTTAATTATCACTGAAGGTGAGGGATGGGTACACAGGGTCTCATTATCTTATTCTATCAttttatatgtttgaaaatttccatactAAAAAGTTAAAGGCTAGAGAGAAAAATTGTACCAAGTTATTATCCTGGGTTTGGAAAAAGAAATGACTACAAACTAGTCCCTTCTGCTTGAAGTCTTATGCAAACTGGTTTAATCACGTCAAGCTCCTTTCTTACGAAATAAGAAGGAACAAAGGGAAAGAATAATGACTGAAATTTACTACAGGTCACAGACATTAAGTAGTTTATAAATAGTATCTTAGTAAATACTGAAAGTTACTCTCTAGCaataatcctgtgaggtaggttATATTATCATCACttaacagatggggaaactaagtcTCAAAGCAGCTGAGTAACTTTCCAAGTGTCctccaggattcaaactcaaatATACTTGTTCACTGTATAACACCAGGGTGCCTCCCAAGACACAGGAGAGAGGATGGAAAGGACAGGACAGAGCAGAACTAGGATGACACAGCTGAGACACCTCGGGGTGCAAGATTTAAGGAGGCGCTCACTCTCAGGGCCAACGTTGCATATACTTGGACAACTGtgagagtgagtgcctccttaaattttgcacaATGGGCGTCCTACTTCCCCACCCTAGTCCCTGCCCTGGGAAAAGATAGTCTTGACAGTCTTTAGGTGGAACCTGCTTTCTCTGCAGCCTCTGCGGTGAAGGCTGGAAAGGCTGTGCAAGGACAGAATAGAAGAGTTGGAGGCTCCAGCGCTAGCTGCCCAGCTGCAGTACACGCACTGTCCTCTGGGGGGCTCTGCACCACCTGGCCTAGGACTTGCCTGGAGCAGCCAAGCTCTCACTCTCAGCATCATCAGTGTTAACTCTAGAGGAAGCTGCACCCTTGGGTGCAGAGCTGGAGCGGGGCAGCCAAACAGTAACCAAGTTTGGAGGCCCCTAAGAGTGGACAAAATCTGTCCAGTGCGAGAttgttcatatttatatttttcatgagGCTGTTCTAGAGCAGAACCAAACCCCAACCTACGGCTCCTCCTGGTGAAGATCCTGGTCTCCGCCCGTCCGTGGTCCTGTGCCTGTCACACGGGAGGACTTCAACAAACGGGGAGTTACTGATTATCTAGAAGGGACTTGGCTTCTGAGGGGAGATTGGGGCCCAAAGAATAAAAGTCTGCAACCATTTGTACCTGTTACTCTCTACAGTCAAGGGAACCTGACCCCAAATGAGGCCCTGGAAACAGGACTAGAATAATAGGATACATGTGTGCTCTGCTCTGAGGACCACAGACCATGAGCCACTGAGAGGGTGGCAGTCCAGCTCTGGCAAACGCTCCCTGCCCTTCTTGCATTCATGGAGAGCATGAGGTAAAAATGAGGTACCTCCAGCTCTTTATGCTTCCCGTATATTTATGACCCCCAACTACGCTGTCTCCCAGAACCCTGCTGTTAATGCAGGTGTTCAGCTTAAGCTGAGGGGATACCCTCTATATCTAAGTCAATTTGGCAGCTGGCTAAGGCATTTATTCAGAAACAGTGCAAATGTTTGTGTGCTGTGGGCAGAAGAAATTGAAGCGAGAAACTGTCAGGACTCAATATTTCTTACTTAATTCATCAAAATATgaatttagaaagagaaatttaaaaagtaatcccatttacaattgcatcaaaaagaacaaaatacctaggaagaaaatttaaccaaggaggtgaaaaagtGGTACACTGAAAACTCTAAGACATTAATGGAAAAtctgaagaagaaatgaaaagatattccatgctcatagattggaagaattaattttgttcaaatgtccatactacccaaagcaatctatagatttaatgcaatctctatcaaaattctaatggaattttttttacagaaatagaaaaccaaaCCTAAATTTTGTATGGAACTATGGaagaccccgaatagccaaagcaatctggagaaagaagaacaaagctgaaagcATCACATTTCCTGCTTTCAAACTATGTTACAAAGCTATCATAATCAAAACACTATGGTAATGgaataaaaacagatacatagatcaatggaccagaatagaaagcccagaaataaatctatgtgtatatggtcaactaatttaCAACAAAGCAAAGAATGTACAATGGGAAAAGAGTAGTCTCTTTAataaacggtgttgggaaaactagatggCCACGTGCAAAAGCCTGAAACTGGACCATgatcttacaccacacacaaaaatcaactcaaaatggattaaacagtTAAGcctaagacctgaaactgtaaagtTCCTAGAAGAAACCATAGAGGGTAACCTccctgacattggtcttggcaatgagtTTTTGTatttgacaccaaaaacacaggcaataaaagcaaaaacaaataagtgactacaccaaactaaaaagcttctgcacagcaaaggaaaccatcaacaaaatcaaaaggcGACCTACCAAATGGGacaaaatacttgcaaataatgTATCCGTAATGGGTTAATCCAAAATatacatactaaaaaaaaaaaaaaacctcatacaactgtagagttaaaaaaaaaaaaaacaacctaaaaaatctgatttaaaaaatgggcagaggatataaatagacatttttccacagaagatacacagatggccaaccGATATATGAAGAGGTGCtggacatcactaatcatcagggaaatgcaaatcaaagccataaCGAGATATCACCTCCcccctgtcagaatgactatttaTCTTAAAGACAAGAAGTAACAAGTGTtgacgaggatgtggagaaaaggtaacccttgtgcactgctggtgagaatgtaaactggggcagccactatgggaacagtatggaagttcctcaaaaaactaaaaacagaactatcatatgatccaacaattcccctactgggtatatatctgaaggaaatgaaatcattagCTTGAAGAGATATCatcacccctatgttcactgcagcattatttacaatagccaagatgtagaaATAACCTCAGGGTCCAcagacagaagaatggataaagaagacatggtgtatacatatgatgaaatattgttcagccataaaaagaaggaaatcttgccatttgcaacaacatggatagatcttgagagcattatgctaaatgaagtaagtcagacatagaaagggaaataatataatttcacttatacatggaattaaaaaaaaactgaactctggtggttgccagagggtggggtggtggggggtgggagaaatgggtgaaggtggtcaaaaggtagaaacatccagctataagataaattagttctggggatgtaatgtacagcaagGTGACTACAGTGAACATtgctgtattgtatacttgaaagttactCAGAGATTGGATCTTAACATTCctcatctcaagaaaaaaatctgtaactttGTTAAATAAAGGATGTTAACTAAATtgcagtaatcatttcataatctATACACATACcaaagcattatgttgtacacattAAACTCATGCCATCTTATGGgccaattatctctcaaaactggaaaaaataaatttaacacaaATGCTCACTGCAGATAATTCAAAAAGTGGTTACGGAAACCCAAGTGCCACCCTCAGATGTCTAAAGAATGGTCTCCTTACATGGAATAGACAGTGATGCTGTCCCTCTCTTCAATCTTAATGCTGTTGTCGCTGGGGACCGGCGGGCTGCTTTGAAACGCGTTTGGGATCCGGAACCAGACTTTTAATTTCTTCTGCAGGGAGCCGTCCTTGTCGGGGAACACGGCGAAGGAAATAGGGACTGTCATCCCCATCCCAATCCCTGAAAGCACAAAACCCCACAGAGTGAGGTGGGTGTCAGACGGAGCCCACTCAGGCCTGCGGAAGGTCTGTTAGCCTCATTCTTCTTCTAAGATGATACTTTTTTGTTCTTGAAATTGATACTCAACATTTCAAGCATGAAACTgtatagtcagacacacacaaaacactTCTGATTTGTGTATAATGTGTGTATAATAGAGGCAGGAGTATAGGGATTCACACTTCCAGAAAAAATTATTTGGTAATATATCAAGACTGCACATATATCTAATATGacataacatatataatataatataatataatataatataatataatataatataatataatatatataataatatctaATTACTTCCTACTTAATTGtcaattttaaggaaata
It contains:
- the HEBP1 gene encoding heme-binding protein 1, with the protein product MLGMIRNSLFGSVETWPWQVLSKGGKEDVSYEERDCEGGKFATVEVTDKPVDEALREAMPKVMKYVGGTNDKGIGMGMTVPISFAVFPDKDGSLQKKLKVWFRIPNAFQSSPPVPSDNSIKIEERDSITVYSMQFGGYAKEADYVARAAQLRTALEGTASYKSDIYFCTGYDPPMKPYGRRNEIWLVKT